From Nitrosopumilus zosterae, the proteins below share one genomic window:
- a CDS encoding peptidase, whose product MNILVIGLLTILLGVGFSNISYGQGVQTAGGVDVEGTWYLGEGLKVGDYFEYSLCEIDLNDCAPIKLKMWIKGEIQNESESLWDTKVVVIDGNKIIQGSMGLGKTAPEPVLFDDDLFDYAIGFKSSLAWLSAFATANEDDRIHGPQKFSDAAWGKIGAIGGAQLIPKRTETINTPAGTADTVVVGWYSGNNNEIWILDDFPFPVKALTYAWVTTGIAPIMYQYTLLDYKENITDDPFKDVKSTIPKEKLLECPTEFHNYVSGRESTNTFSMLIQYNYSPEVPIEGCSIDWKINFMNKYNEVEFIDQVHYDIWVVDDAGNKIRSYAQDIGRADLFNGFGQVHILLPVEEKAGIVKYAIFVHGTGSEYEVPNPELGGYVIVEIEIAENLLLRELDNDMSYPEIPSWIKNNAGWWAAGQIGDDSFIQGIQFLIKENIMKIPSDTQDSSSVSNEIPSWIKNNAGWWAAGQIGDDSFIQGIQFLIKENIIKIT is encoded by the coding sequence ATGAACATACTAGTAATTGGTCTTCTAACTATTTTACTTGGAGTTGGGTTTTCAAATATTTCTTATGGGCAAGGTGTTCAAACTGCAGGTGGCGTGGATGTTGAGGGTACATGGTATTTGGGTGAAGGTCTTAAAGTAGGAGATTATTTTGAATATTCTTTGTGCGAAATAGATCTCAACGATTGCGCACCTATTAAACTGAAAATGTGGATCAAAGGTGAAATACAAAATGAAAGCGAGTCCTTGTGGGATACCAAAGTTGTAGTAATTGATGGCAATAAAATAATTCAAGGATCTATGGGACTTGGTAAGACTGCTCCTGAGCCAGTACTGTTTGATGATGATCTTTTTGACTATGCGATTGGATTCAAGTCTTCACTGGCTTGGCTGTCTGCATTTGCAACTGCAAATGAAGATGATAGAATACATGGCCCGCAAAAATTCAGCGATGCAGCATGGGGAAAAATTGGTGCAATAGGTGGTGCTCAGTTAATTCCAAAAAGAACAGAAACAATAAACACTCCTGCCGGAACTGCTGACACGGTAGTTGTTGGCTGGTATAGCGGAAACAATAATGAGATCTGGATTCTAGATGATTTTCCTTTTCCTGTTAAAGCACTGACATATGCATGGGTTACGACAGGTATTGCACCTATAATGTACCAATACACTTTGCTAGATTACAAAGAAAACATCACCGATGATCCTTTCAAGGATGTAAAATCAACAATCCCAAAAGAGAAACTGTTGGAGTGTCCTACTGAGTTCCATAATTATGTCAGTGGCCGTGAGTCTACTAACACATTCTCCATGTTAATCCAGTACAATTATTCTCCAGAAGTCCCAATTGAAGGATGTAGCATTGATTGGAAAATAAATTTCATGAACAAGTACAATGAGGTTGAATTCATTGATCAAGTCCATTATGATATTTGGGTGGTCGATGATGCCGGAAACAAGATCCGTTCATATGCTCAGGACATTGGACGTGCAGACTTGTTTAACGGGTTTGGACAAGTTCACATTCTTTTACCAGTAGAAGAAAAAGCAGGGATTGTTAAATATGCAATATTTGTTCATGGGACGGGTTCCGAATACGAAGTACCAAATCCAGAATTGGGTGGATATGTAATAGTTGAGATTGAAATTGCAGAGAATCTCCTTCTCAGAGAATTAGACAATGATATGTCATACCCTGAAATCCCATCATGGATTAAAAACAATGCAGGATGGTGGGCAGCAGGACAGATAGGTGATGATTCCTTCATTCAGGGAATTCAGTTTCTGATCAAAGAAAATATCATGAAGATTCCTTCAGATACGCAAGACTCCAGTTCAGTCTCAAATGAAATCCCATCATGGATTAAAAACAATGCAGGATGGTGGGCAGCAGGACAGATAGGTGATGATTCCTTCATTCAGGGAATTCAGTTTCTGATCAAAGAAAATATCATAAAAATCACTTAG
- a CDS encoding ComEC/Rec2 family competence protein, translating into MSKKDWMFTNQSLTVAYNYTEKYYKQNKSGLPAKRTVVARLLFGEWVKPLSDKNGVPLTAEGQSYVAFRGGVGWIPTDSIGTERTLEIYFLDVGQGDAILIQTPQDNRYLIDGGPTHDEGELAHEFLKWKFNLEGNQIDFDAVIMSHADRDHAMGLVPIVGDQKIKIKKFYHNGISRFRGKPSDGKIMGKNPRRLVEIFDDITKLDFSKISGDYQKLFTALTKAKKKNRDIKIEHLDHTSVIKKLPNDPLEIEILGPINISHNDRVEYLASGTADKMRNGNSVSLMAKYGKCKILLCGDMNTKYEKEFIKFHKDYPLESHVFKANHHGSQDVTTEFLERVRPWISIVSSGDVPDHAHPRAELLGILGKYSSQAIKRPIIFATEILRTYHPVSSEDIEEVKKRKREYSLYERAIDGIVHVRTDGKKLVVGRVYGDPTLTSAKNNPSRTRNQNAYKWEYYEFDL; encoded by the coding sequence ATGAGTAAAAAAGACTGGATGTTCACAAATCAGTCATTGACTGTAGCCTACAATTATACTGAAAAGTACTATAAACAAAACAAATCTGGCCTTCCAGCAAAAAGAACAGTGGTAGCCAGACTCCTATTTGGAGAGTGGGTAAAGCCACTATCTGACAAAAACGGAGTTCCTCTTACCGCTGAAGGTCAAAGTTATGTTGCATTTAGGGGTGGAGTAGGTTGGATACCTACAGATTCAATTGGAACTGAAAGGACTCTGGAGATCTATTTCTTGGATGTAGGTCAGGGTGATGCCATTTTAATTCAAACACCACAAGACAACAGATACCTAATTGATGGCGGACCAACTCATGATGAAGGGGAATTAGCTCATGAGTTCTTAAAATGGAAGTTCAATTTGGAAGGAAACCAGATTGACTTTGATGCAGTCATCATGAGTCATGCAGATAGAGATCATGCCATGGGTCTTGTTCCAATTGTAGGGGATCAAAAAATCAAAATAAAGAAATTTTATCACAATGGAATTTCTCGTTTTCGTGGAAAACCATCAGATGGGAAAATTATGGGTAAAAACCCCCGACGGTTAGTAGAAATTTTTGATGACATTACAAAATTAGATTTCTCAAAGATTTCAGGTGATTATCAGAAATTATTTACAGCATTAACAAAAGCAAAGAAAAAGAACAGAGATATCAAAATAGAGCATTTAGATCACACATCTGTAATTAAAAAACTGCCAAATGATCCACTAGAAATCGAGATACTTGGACCAATAAACATTAGTCACAATGACAGAGTAGAATACCTTGCATCTGGAACTGCAGATAAAATGCGAAATGGGAATTCAGTGTCACTTATGGCAAAGTATGGTAAATGTAAAATTCTCTTGTGTGGAGATATGAATACAAAATACGAGAAAGAATTCATAAAATTTCATAAAGACTATCCATTAGAATCCCATGTCTTCAAAGCAAATCATCATGGCAGTCAAGATGTTACAACTGAATTCTTAGAACGTGTAAGACCTTGGATATCCATAGTATCATCAGGAGATGTGCCTGATCATGCTCATCCTAGAGCAGAATTATTGGGAATTTTAGGTAAATATTCTAGTCAGGCCATTAAACGTCCAATAATTTTTGCCACAGAAATTCTCAGGACATACCATCCAGTATCTTCTGAAGATATTGAGGAAGTAAAAAAGAGAAAAAGAGAATACTCTCTTTATGAAAGAGCAATTGACGGGATTGTTCATGTTAGAACTGACGGTAAAAAATTAGTTGTGGGACGGGTATATGGTGATCCTACTTTGACCAGCGCTAAAAACAACCCAAGTAGAACAAGAAATCAGAATGCTTACAAATGGGAATACTATGAATTTGATTTGTAA
- a CDS encoding potassium transporter TrkG: MPYETKNTVNNILDRKVSRFANTNFLRLLDSTSMVDACSIMQKNHKDEVIVIDKTNSVVGIVTDQDILKKIGEAHANPKKTTLDDIMTFPLVSIKHNDTLLDALKIMRDKNLRKLAVTEDDGTVIGIIYQNAITSLIRQKVASPSPTNYSIKAILWNLGTVTQFAGILMLIPSIVATLLNESLVATGVFLMATLLLITGFFLNTYGEKHPLTLRGSAIMILASFFILVLLGTIPYLYVSPYGQEDFADLFASSFFSSASSFTTAGITLFGTPEDLPDSFTFFRSFSQFVGGMSFIYLIMTAFYPEKKLITMRGFISGNIPKLRELFATIAIVFSIYAVIIALLMFYLGERNILDDFSLAMSVLSTGGFMPDSAILETLTIPEYFVLMAGMILGALPFGLHYAFVRKKFMSFKLTKEVGIYFAILGGAILLFIVTTDVSELDSAFTVIAASTTAGMQIIDLTDIGNVPTSILFVLMLIGGCGFSTAGGIKIFRLEQIFQFRKYFKKSKWEKIPIHERKEIWIAVILLILFPTAPIPVAYHISNQGYDLNDSYFESVGAITTAGLGTGIIDNDLDAFSKILVGLLMILGRLEIILLAYIFVPKLVS, translated from the coding sequence ATGCCTTATGAAACCAAGAATACTGTAAACAACATTCTTGACAGAAAAGTTTCTAGGTTTGCAAACACAAACTTTTTGAGACTTTTAGATTCTACATCCATGGTAGATGCATGCAGCATCATGCAAAAAAATCACAAAGATGAGGTTATTGTAATTGACAAAACAAATTCAGTAGTCGGAATAGTTACGGATCAAGATATCCTAAAGAAAATCGGCGAAGCTCACGCAAATCCAAAAAAGACCACATTAGATGACATCATGACATTTCCTCTTGTCAGCATCAAACACAATGATACGTTACTTGATGCCCTGAAAATAATGAGGGACAAAAATTTACGAAAACTTGCAGTGACAGAAGATGATGGAACTGTAATTGGAATAATTTACCAGAATGCCATAACCAGCCTTATCCGCCAAAAGGTGGCATCCCCTTCCCCTACAAACTATTCAATCAAAGCAATACTGTGGAATCTTGGAACAGTAACTCAGTTTGCAGGAATACTGATGCTTATCCCGTCAATTGTTGCAACACTGCTCAACGAGTCATTGGTTGCAACAGGGGTGTTCCTGATGGCCACATTACTTTTGATTACGGGATTTTTCCTAAACACATACGGAGAAAAGCATCCGCTTACGTTGCGAGGCTCAGCAATAATGATACTTGCAAGCTTTTTCATTTTGGTGTTGCTTGGCACCATTCCATACCTGTATGTCTCCCCATATGGCCAAGAGGATTTTGCAGACCTGTTTGCAAGCAGTTTTTTCTCTAGTGCGTCAAGCTTTACTACTGCTGGAATAACGCTATTTGGAACACCCGAGGATTTGCCTGACAGTTTTACATTCTTCCGAAGTTTCAGTCAGTTTGTAGGGGGAATGAGCTTCATTTACCTGATAATGACTGCGTTTTATCCTGAAAAGAAACTCATTACAATGAGAGGTTTTATCTCCGGCAATATTCCAAAACTGCGTGAACTGTTTGCAACAATCGCAATAGTCTTTTCGATTTATGCTGTAATCATTGCACTGTTGATGTTTTATCTAGGAGAGCGAAACATACTGGATGACTTTTCTCTTGCAATGAGTGTGCTGTCTACCGGAGGATTCATGCCTGATTCGGCCATTTTAGAAACATTGACCATACCGGAATATTTTGTGTTGATGGCAGGCATGATACTCGGGGCTTTGCCATTTGGGCTTCATTATGCGTTTGTCAGAAAAAAATTCATGTCCTTCAAGCTTACAAAAGAAGTCGGAATTTATTTTGCAATACTTGGCGGTGCAATTTTGCTTTTTATTGTAACAACTGATGTTTCTGAGTTGGATTCAGCATTTACTGTAATTGCTGCAAGTACCACTGCAGGTATGCAGATTATCGATCTAACAGATATTGGCAATGTGCCTACGAGTATTTTGTTTGTCCTGATGCTAATTGGCGGCTGTGGATTCTCAACTGCAGGGGGAATCAAGATATTCCGCCTTGAGCAAATATTCCAGTTTAGAAAGTATTTCAAAAAATCAAAGTGGGAAAAAATTCCAATTCATGAGCGAAAAGAGATATGGATTGCAGTAATTTTGCTTATCTTGTTTCCAACTGCCCCTATCCCTGTAGCATACCACATAAGCAATCAGGGTTATGATTTGAACGATTCGTATTTTGAGTCAGTTGGCGCAATAACCACTGCGGGGTTAGGGACAGGAATAATAGACAATGATCTTGATGCGTTTTCAAAAATACTTGTGGGGTTGCTTATGATATTGGGCCGTCTGGAAATAATTTTGCTTGCATATATCTTTGTGCCTAAACTTGTTTCATGA
- a CDS encoding DNA repair helicase: MGLRDIKLKEEYRSDRDDIVTEFFFPCLSHCIEYDRCVDFLSIHALTTISMAFENFSGGNAKLRMITGHRFRTADLNLFTKLFSEKFTRPFEGKSIQNSKIQKLQDIVNNGQIELKIVIPNSEQIANSFSERIGIFRDDDDQAVAFTGTSRESFSTQTRDFESVDVFTSWNDKSRVERKMQDFQDLWNNKTKHVEVYDFMFAEENNLLKYSSEWIMQD, encoded by the coding sequence TTGGGTTTAAGGGATATCAAATTAAAAGAAGAGTATCGTTCAGACAGAGATGATATTGTAACAGAGTTTTTCTTTCCTTGTCTAAGTCATTGTATAGAATATGATAGATGTGTAGATTTTTTATCAATTCATGCTCTAACCACGATTTCAATGGCATTTGAAAATTTTTCAGGCGGAAATGCAAAATTAAGAATGATAACAGGCCACAGGTTTAGAACGGCTGATCTGAATTTATTTACAAAGCTATTTTCAGAAAAATTCACAAGACCATTTGAAGGAAAATCAATTCAAAATTCTAAAATTCAGAAACTTCAAGATATTGTAAATAACGGTCAGATTGAGTTAAAAATTGTAATTCCAAATTCAGAGCAGATAGCAAATTCATTTTCAGAGAGAATAGGAATTTTCAGAGATGATGATGATCAAGCTGTTGCGTTTACGGGAACATCAAGAGAATCATTTTCAACTCAAACAAGAGATTTTGAATCAGTAGATGTTTTTACGTCATGGAATGATAAATCAAGAGTTGAAAGAAAGATGCAGGACTTTCAAGATCTCTGGAATAACAAGACAAAACATGTAGAAGTTTATGATTTTATGTTTGCAGAAGAGAACAATCTTTTAAAATATTCATCAGAATGGATTATGCAAGACTAG
- the endA gene encoding tRNA-intron lyase encodes MDDTPIVNGEMISDQACISDKSLIHELELKGYGEIENEKLFLKQFETLYLLYTKRLILKKIKKQIDFDTFMNICQKTDSDILTKFLIYRDLRNRGYVVKDGFGFGSDFRVYERGHFGEKGAKYLVFGLNEGQQEKMGNLQKKIEDITHMGKEPIIAVIDRRGEVIYYKINRMNFYENKARLEESFQL; translated from the coding sequence ATGGATGATACTCCTATAGTTAATGGTGAGATGATTTCTGATCAAGCTTGCATTTCTGATAAAAGTTTGATTCATGAACTTGAACTAAAGGGATATGGAGAAATTGAAAATGAAAAACTATTCTTGAAACAATTTGAGACTCTGTATCTGTTATACACTAAACGACTGATTTTAAAAAAAATCAAAAAACAGATTGATTTTGATACTTTTATGAACATTTGCCAAAAAACTGATTCTGACATACTTACTAAATTTTTGATATATCGTGATCTTCGAAATAGAGGATATGTTGTTAAAGATGGGTTTGGGTTTGGTTCTGACTTTAGAGTTTATGAAAGAGGCCATTTTGGTGAGAAAGGAGCAAAATACCTTGTCTTTGGACTCAACGAAGGTCAGCAAGAGAAGATGGGTAATCTACAAAAAAAGATTGAAGATATCACCCATATGGGCAAAGAACCAATAATTGCAGTTATTGATCGTCGTGGTGAAGTGATCTATTATAAAATCAACAGAATGAATTTCTATGAAAATAAAGCTAGATTAGAAGAATCTTTTCAACTCTAG
- a CDS encoding 50S ribosomal protein L16, whose amino-acid sequence MHGANYRTATGQIFTRKEYIKGKPQIKIAKFQGGKRGVYKYCVQLLINEKIQIRHMAIESARLAANKTLEKTTGETGYYSRLRIYPHNLLRENKQIATAGADRVSEGMRRSWGKAVSLGARVKQGQCIMEMYVNNEAHLEAAKKALHGACVKLPGTPTINVIEWNKVSP is encoded by the coding sequence ATGCATGGTGCAAATTACAGAACTGCAACTGGACAAATTTTTACCAGAAAGGAGTACATCAAGGGTAAACCACAGATCAAAATTGCAAAATTCCAGGGTGGCAAAAGAGGAGTTTACAAGTATTGTGTACAGTTATTGATTAACGAAAAGATCCAGATCCGACACATGGCAATTGAATCAGCCAGATTAGCAGCAAACAAAACACTAGAGAAGACAACAGGTGAAACAGGCTATTATTCAAGATTAAGAATTTATCCACATAATCTCTTAAGGGAGAACAAACAGATTGCAACTGCAGGGGCAGATAGAGTTTCAGAAGGAATGCGAAGATCTTGGGGCAAAGCAGTTAGTTTGGGTGCAAGAGTCAAACAAGGACAATGCATTATGGAAATGTATGTAAATAATGAAGCGCATTTAGAGGCAGCAAAAAAAGCACTTCATGGAGCATGTGTGAAATTACCAGGCACTCCAACAATTAATGTAATTGAATGGAATAAAGTATCACCATAA
- a CDS encoding cation:proton antiporter — MQNISLQIDTSEIHSSLNTTVTSLIEQITPDLPHTTFVTDLAFIMIIGAVVTLAFFKIRQPLIIGYLFAGMLIGPLSPFWSWVLPEGGPSSDSSGGVGILSDISALNLFSEIGVILLLFVIGIEFPYAKIKSIGRVAVGVGTMGLFSTLGVVFYTATALGMEFLDALFIAAALSISSTAIIVKILEEMGRIKKESSILVLGILIVEDVIAVILISSLQSIALVGTVSIESVIVVVLVAVGLIVGTFTIGTRIIPPLIDRVAEAEHREILLLSILGVCFGYALLANVVGLSVAIGAFLAGVLIAESKSSEVAKLLSSPIKDMFVAIFFISVGALMDISQLENHIFLAIALIAVAIGMKFGGNLIGNLVFRQKRSKAIRSAFTLAAPRGEFSIVIVKVGVDIGAVSAFLFPLMGIISIITAFISPFLVKAGDKIIPTLKEKQDV; from the coding sequence ATGCAAAACATTTCACTTCAGATAGATACAAGTGAAATTCATAGCTCACTTAACACAACAGTTACCAGTTTAATTGAACAGATAACTCCTGATCTTCCTCACACAACTTTTGTAACTGATTTGGCATTTATTATGATAATTGGCGCAGTAGTCACTCTTGCTTTTTTCAAAATCAGGCAACCCCTAATCATTGGTTATCTTTTTGCAGGAATGCTGATTGGTCCGTTATCTCCTTTTTGGTCGTGGGTTTTGCCTGAAGGTGGCCCATCTTCTGATTCATCTGGAGGTGTCGGGATTCTCTCTGATATTTCTGCGTTGAATCTTTTTTCTGAAATTGGCGTAATTTTACTTCTTTTTGTAATTGGGATAGAATTTCCATATGCAAAAATCAAAAGCATTGGACGTGTAGCAGTTGGGGTTGGGACTATGGGTTTATTTTCAACATTGGGTGTTGTGTTTTATACCGCAACCGCACTTGGAATGGAATTTTTAGACGCGCTCTTCATTGCAGCAGCATTGTCTATTTCTAGTACTGCAATAATTGTCAAAATTTTAGAGGAGATGGGACGAATCAAAAAGGAATCTTCTATCCTTGTTTTGGGAATTTTGATTGTAGAAGACGTGATTGCAGTTATTTTGATTTCTTCATTGCAGTCCATTGCTTTAGTTGGAACAGTATCTATTGAATCTGTAATTGTTGTGGTTCTAGTTGCTGTTGGTCTTATTGTTGGAACATTTACCATTGGAACTCGAATCATTCCACCACTAATTGATAGAGTTGCAGAAGCTGAGCACCGTGAAATTCTATTACTGAGTATTCTAGGTGTTTGCTTTGGATATGCATTACTTGCTAATGTAGTTGGATTGTCAGTTGCAATTGGCGCCTTTTTAGCAGGGGTTCTTATTGCAGAATCAAAATCATCCGAAGTTGCAAAACTACTGTCAAGTCCAATAAAAGACATGTTTGTAGCAATTTTCTTTATTTCAGTTGGCGCCTTGATGGATATATCACAACTTGAAAATCATATCTTTCTGGCAATTGCCTTGATTGCTGTAGCAATTGGAATGAAGTTTGGTGGGAATCTGATTGGAAATCTTGTCTTTAGACAAAAACGTAGCAAAGCAATACGTTCTGCATTTACTCTAGCTGCTCCAAGAGGTGAATTTTCAATTGTAATTGTAAAAGTTGGGGTGGATATAGGGGCAGTCAGTGCTTTCTTGTTCCCATTGATGGGTATAATTTCTATAATCACTGCATTTATTTCTCCATTTTTAGTAAAAGCAGGTGATAAAATAATCCCCACGCTAAAGGAAAAGCAAGATGTCTGA
- a CDS encoding chemotaxis protein: MATKKKTSAQPKKVVKKVSKEPAPSAVLKKVASVSDSNKALQKEIKVMTKIFGENQKVLLSMKGMIDTLTSTLEHIQKQSKQINIIEEDTQKLYAGLNQVRTQSNLVNKINDQTAKLQDEINKISEIQKTTKPQELSQQVQDSMNSIKNNSQMIIKIAQRIDEVRDDLRKVSGKADSFLEISSEMNKLKNNLDEISDKTAKLDTGNQIIQSLKQEFERIADSAISTTDLNSELEAIKVTIDSISSKASKIDSLGGIIDGLKQQFETISSNAKSAENLSLQTIRDLGGKIDRIETEVGGLSKRADSTAFVGEGLKSVQEDISNFKQTVFDKTNSIEQKISSASDILKRQDASTVEFHKKSDKLFEEIQSIKSATNKSTSDSSKEMMALLKLSEYQSNVRMNTESKYGELKDIEKMAAQTADIVNLFDRISIESGEKIPLPQEVRQWAVSKILDCADKWEVRFSDVYSILTNSIGRDMLKETIRVQQVRDIYGIRAVDEIRKDLNIP; the protein is encoded by the coding sequence ATGGCTACAAAGAAAAAGACATCTGCCCAACCAAAGAAAGTTGTGAAAAAAGTTTCAAAAGAACCAGCGCCATCAGCAGTACTAAAGAAAGTAGCATCAGTTTCAGATTCTAACAAAGCATTGCAAAAAGAGATCAAAGTAATGACAAAGATTTTTGGAGAAAATCAAAAAGTCCTTTTATCAATGAAAGGAATGATCGATACACTAACATCAACTTTGGAACATATCCAAAAACAATCAAAACAAATCAACATAATAGAAGAAGACACTCAAAAATTATACGCAGGACTAAATCAAGTAAGAACTCAATCCAATTTAGTAAATAAAATAAATGATCAGACTGCAAAACTGCAAGATGAGATAAATAAAATTTCTGAGATCCAAAAGACAACAAAACCTCAGGAATTATCTCAGCAAGTTCAAGACAGTATGAATTCAATTAAGAATAATTCTCAAATGATAATAAAAATTGCACAAAGAATTGACGAAGTCAGAGATGATCTCAGAAAAGTTTCTGGAAAAGCAGATTCATTTTTGGAGATCAGCTCGGAGATGAACAAACTAAAAAACAATCTAGATGAAATCTCAGATAAAACTGCAAAACTAGATACTGGAAATCAAATCATCCAGAGTCTCAAACAAGAATTTGAAAGAATTGCAGATAGTGCAATATCAACAACAGATCTTAATTCAGAACTTGAAGCAATCAAAGTCACAATTGATTCTATTTCATCAAAAGCATCAAAGATTGATTCTCTTGGAGGAATAATTGATGGACTCAAGCAACAGTTTGAAACAATTTCATCAAACGCCAAATCAGCAGAGAATCTAAGCTTGCAGACAATCAGGGATTTAGGAGGTAAAATAGATAGGATCGAGACAGAAGTTGGAGGATTATCAAAAAGAGCAGATTCCACAGCGTTTGTAGGAGAGGGACTCAAATCAGTTCAGGAAGATATTTCAAATTTCAAGCAGACAGTATTTGATAAAACAAACAGCATAGAGCAAAAAATATCCTCAGCGTCAGATATTCTAAAAAGACAAGACGCATCAACTGTAGAATTTCATAAAAAATCAGATAAACTATTTGAAGAAATACAGTCAATTAAAAGCGCCACAAACAAATCAACAAGCGATTCATCAAAGGAGATGATGGCATTGCTAAAACTCTCAGAATACCAATCAAATGTCAGAATGAATACAGAATCAAAGTACGGTGAATTAAAGGACATTGAGAAGATGGCAGCGCAAACTGCAGATATTGTGAATTTATTTGATAGAATCTCAATTGAGTCAGGTGAGAAAATTCCATTGCCGCAAGAAGTAAGACAGTGGGCAGTAAGTAAGATCTTAGATTGTGCTGACAAGTGGGAAGTTAGATTCAGCGATGTCTATTCAATTTTAACTAATTCAATAGGCAGAGACATGTTAAAAGAAACAATCAGAGTGCAACAAGTAAGAGACATTTATGGAATTAGAGCAGTAGATGAAATTAGAAAGGATCTAAATATTCCTTAG